A stretch of the Osmerus mordax isolate fOsmMor3 chromosome 12, fOsmMor3.pri, whole genome shotgun sequence genome encodes the following:
- the selenot2 gene encoding selenoprotein T2 — MAEYSQTGILTAVLLFTVVTVRDIYVGRNMMTQHQAPGSLDVSGESLRDVDSQKPGKHSLYTGPVLKFQYCISUGYSKVFQEYSRSITQLYPDINIEGENYPPTTFNKYVGTFASYFKLLAIALIVSGQNPFPMLGWETPRVWIWSQENKIFSCLMTFFLSNMLETHFLSTGAFEITLNDVPIWSKLQSGNVPNIQELFQILDNHMKMSQVDKITYPSP; from the exons ATGGCCGAGTACAGTCAAACGGGCATTTTGACAGCAGTGCTGCTGTTTACAGTTGTCACGGTACGAGACATTTATGTTGGCAGGAACATGATGACTCAACATCAGGCCCCTGGCAGCCTGGATGTGTCGGGTGAAAGCTTGCGCGATGTCGACTCACAGAAGCCGGGCAAGCATAGTCTCTACACTGGGCCTGtgcttaaatttcaatattg TATCTCTTGAGGGTACAGCAAGGTGTTCCAGGAGTATTCCCGGTCCATCACCCAGTTGTACCCGGACATCAATATTGAGGGAGAAAACTACCCTCCAACAACCTTCAACAA gtatgTCGGGACCTTTGCTTCCTACTTCAAGCTCCTAGCCATAGCACTTATTGTGAGTGGGCAGAACCCTTTCCCCATGCTAGGATGGGAAACTCCTCGCGTTTGGATCTGGAGTCAGGAAAACAAG ATTTTCTCCTGCCTTATGACCTTCTTCCTCAGTAACATGTTGGAGACTCACTTCTTGTCTACTGGAGCCTTTGAGATCACACTCAACG ATGTTCCAATCTGGTCCAAGTTGCAGTCAGGCAATGTTCCCAACATACAGGAACTTTTCCAGATCCTGGACAACCACATGAAGATGAGCCAAGTGGATAAGATCACCTACCCCTCCCCGTAG